A single window of Colletotrichum higginsianum IMI 349063 chromosome 8, whole genome shotgun sequence DNA harbors:
- a CDS encoding Glycosyl hydrolase family 61: MRFSFTAAALSALVGYSAAHTLTLDLYVNGKPTGDGDGRAIGGNGAKKYIRSPPNNNPVKDITSPDIVCNVNGAKALTDFVPVAAGDDVSVEWYHNTPGDDIIDLSHKGPVSTWIAPYTEGAGTGPIWTKIGEHAYENGKWAVETLVANKGVSDPVTIPKSLKAGKYLIRQEIIAHHESDTTYDVNPARGAQFYPACIQVEVTGTGSEVPPQNFDFQTGYTYADPGIHYNLYSADATTYKAPGPEVWTGGAGSGFGSAPAPAPSSAAPVPTTTAAPIASSAAAQPTTLATSVASAAPVASSSSAAAPVATPTKAPSAGCKRRRSRKARRSAH, translated from the coding sequence ATGCGTTTCTCTTTCACCGCTGCCGCTCTctccgccctcgtcggctaCTCTGCCGCCCACACCCTTACTCTCGACCTCTACGTCAACGGCAAGCCCACCGGCGATGGTGACGGTCGTGCcatcggcggcaacggcgccaaGAAGTACATCCGCAGCCctcccaacaacaaccccgtGAAGGACATCACCAGCCCCGACATCGTCTGCAACGTCAACGGTGCCAAGGCCCTCACGGACTTCGTCCCCGTCGCTGCTGGTGACGACGTCAGCGTCGAGTGGTACCACAACAcccccggcgacgacatcatcgacctCTCCCACAAGGGACCCGTCAGCACCTGGATCGCCCCTTAcaccgagggcgccggcacTGGCCCCATCTGGACCAAGATTGGCGAGCATGCCTACGAGAACGGCAAGTGGGCTGTTGAGACTCTCGTTGCCAACAAGGGTGTCTCCGATCCCGTCACTATCCCCAAGTCTCTGAAGGCCGGCAAGTACCTCATCCGCCAGGAGATCATTGCCCACCACGAGTCCGACACCACCTACGATGTCAACCCCGCCCGCGGCGCTCAGTTCTACCCCGCCTGCATCCAGGTCGAGGTCACCGGTACCGGCTCTGAGGTTCCTCCCCAGAACTTCGACTTCCAGACCGGCTACACCTACGCCGACCCCGGCATCCACTACAACCTGTACAGTGCTGATGCCACCACCTACAAGGCCCCCGGCCCTGAGGTCTGGACCGGTGGTGCCGGCTCCGGCTTCGGCTCCGCCCCTGCCCCTGCCCCGTCTTCTGCTGCCCCCGTTCCTACCACCACCGCTGCCCCCATCGCCTCCAGCGCCGCTGCCCAGCCTACCACTCTGGCTACCTCTGTCGCCTCGGCTGCCCCCGTtgccagctccagctccgcTGCTGCCCCCGTCGCCACTCCCACCAAGGCCCCCAGCGCCGGCTGCAAgcgccgccgctcccgcAAGGCCCGCCGCTCTGCTCACTAA